Within Verrucomicrobiota bacterium, the genomic segment ATGGCCGAGTGGATTTCGGGCCAGACCAAGGCGCCACGAGGGCGCGGTGCAGGCACCGTAACCGAGGAGCAACGCTGGGCTGGCTCGAAAGACTCCGGCTCTCCCTTCCCCGCGCTTCAGCGCCTCTTCCCCACAACACCTTCCCTCCATTCTTCCAGTGAATTCTGGAGCTTGGTATAAGTGGAGTTTCTTTCCCGAATCGATCCTACCTTCCATCTCGCAAGGCCTTGGTGGAGGTCGATGTTCCTTTTCTCTGCCCCTGAGAAGACATCCACAGGTGCTTCTCACCTTCTTCTGGTTCTGGCCGCTCTCCGAGACCGGTGACATCAACTTGCGCCTTTCCCCCGTCACCGCTACACAGGCACTCTCATGATTCCCAACGTCCTTGCCGAGCGCTATGCCTCCCCTGCCATGCGGGATATCTGGTCTGCAGAGGGACGGGTCATTCTGGAGCGAGAGTATTGGATCGCGGTCATGCGAGGACAGCAGGCGCTTGGGCTGGACCTACCGGAAGAGGCCATCGAAGCCTACGAGTCGGTCAAGGCGCAGGTGAACTTGGCTTCCATCGCAGATCGAGAACGGCTCACGCGTCATGATGTCAAAGCGCGCATTGATGAGTTTTGTGCCCTGGCCGGCCATCAGCAAGTCCACAAGGGCATGACGAGCCGCGATCTCACCGAAAATGTCGAACAACTACAAGTCTTCCGCTCTCTTGAGTTGGTTCGCACGAAAACGGCTTCCAGCCTGCTGCTTCTGGCGAAGCGTGCGGACGAGTACAAGTCCCTCCCTCTCACGGGACGGACTCACAATGTGGCGGCCCAGTTGACGACCTTTGGCAAGCGAATCGCCATGTTCGGAGAGGAACTTTTGGCTGGCTTTGCCTCCCTCGAGCGGTTCGTGGAAACCTATGCCGCCCGTGGCCTCAAGGGAGCAGTCGGAACGCAGCTTGACCAATTGACGCTCTTCGAAGGAGATTCCAAGAGAGTGGCTGAGCTGGAGAGCCGCATCGTGGAGCATCTCGGAATGGCCTCGGCCTTCACCAACGTCGGGCAGGTTTATCCACGCAGCCTCGATTTGGAAACAGTCAGCTTGCTCTGTCAACTAGCCTCCGGGCCTTCCTCACTCGCGAAAACTCTGCGATTGATGGCCGGGCACGAATTGGCAAGCGAGGGCTTTCTCCCTGGCCAGGTGGGCTCCTCTGCCATGCCGCATAAGATGAACAGCCGCTCCTGCGAGCGGGTCAATGGCTTCCATACCATTCTCAAGGGACACCTGACCATGGCCAGCGGGCTGGCAGGCGATCAATGGAACGAGGGAGATGTGTCTTGCTCCGTCGTGCGAAGAATCGTTTTACCGGATGCCTTTTTTGCCTATGACGGGCTGCTCGAGACCTTCCTCACCATTCTCGGCCAGATGGAAGCCTACCCCGCCGTGGTGGAATCTGAAGTCGACCGCTATCTGCCCTTCCTTCTCACGACGACCGTGCTCATGGAAGCCGTCAAGGCAGGGGCCGGTCGGGAAGAAGCTCATCAAGTCATCAAGGAGCATGCCCTTCAAACGGTGCGCGATCTTCGCGAGGGCCGCGTGGCCAGAAATGACTTTTTCGATCGATTGGCTTCGGACGAAAGGCTGCCGCTCGATCGCAACGCTCTCCTCGGGATCGAGGCCAATGGACGCAGCACCCTCGGAAACGCTCTCCCGCAAGCCGAGCACTTCATCGCTCGCGCGAGAGAAGCGGCTGCCCGCACCCCCGGGGCAGCCGAATATCGTGTCGGGCAGATTCTCTAGCTGGACGCAAACCAATCCAGCCCTCCCGCAGAAAACGGCATGCTGCGGCCTGAAGAAGCGTCCCGCACCAGGGCTGCACTTAGCCGGAAACGCGCTCCTCTTCACCACTCCCGACCGCTGGCGCTTCTCCTAAGAGAATGGCGGCCGCCCGCGGAGGCTCTTTGCCAATCAAGACCCCGAGCCAGGCAAACTCATCGGAGTCGTCCAGAAGCACTTTCAGCAACATGGTGAGCGGGACCGCCAGAAACATTCCCACCCAGCCCCAGATCCAACCCCAGAAAATCACCGAAACGATCACGACCAAGGTGGAAATTCCAAAACGGCGACCCAACAGCATGGGCTCCACGAAATTTCCGAGGGTGATGTTGATGATGAGGTATCCCACCAGAACGACGATCGCCTGGGGCAAGCCGAACAAAACGAGTGCGATGAAAATCGGCGGGAGAGACGCGATGACGGAACCAATCGCAGGAATGTAATTGAGGCCAAAGGCCACCATGGCCCACAGAAGCGGAAAATCGAGGTTGGCTCCGTAGCATAGCAATCCGGCCAAAACCCCGGTAATGGCACTCACGATGGTTTTGATTCCGAGATATTTCTGAATGTCGCTGGCCGCCGCCATCACCTTGGAAAAGTTGGGACCGCGCAGGCGACGGATCTTGGCCATTTTCCGACCAAATCCTCCCCCCTCCGCCAACATGAAAACCACCAGCAAGATGACAAAGAAGGTCGTTTTCAGGACGCTTGCGATCCGGTTGAAGACCGACACGAAATCGAGCGAGCCCACCCACTGCTGGATGACCCGTTCATTCACGAAAGCGGCCGCCCCTCGCCGAAAAGCCGCCGCAGGCTCTTCTCCAAAGACTCCCTGCACCCAACGGGTCATGCCATCGATTTGATTGGAAACGGTGACCTGCAAGCGCAGGGCATAGTCGTCGATTTTGTCCTGGAAATCGGTCGCCAAACCACTTCCCACAAAAACCAATCCCACCAGCACTGACAGCATCATCACGACCGTCAAAAGGACAGCTAACCACTTGGGAAAACGTCGATTACGCAAAAAACTCACCACCGGATAGCCCAAGACGGCCAAGAAGAAGGCCAGCATGAACTGCGTTAAGAGGTCGGTCGCCAGCTTCAACCCGGTCAAGAGAACAACCAGAGAAGCCAGAATCAGCAGAACCTGAAAACCGCGAGTGAAGTTAGCCATTAGCGAAGAGTTACCATCGTTACGAAGGGCGCTTTCTCAAACGGTATCTCGAAATTGAGGAATCGATTGCCCGCGAAGGCCTCCCTGCTACCAAACTGACCGGCCTTGCGCTCCCCGCGCCCTGCGGGCTCCTTTCCTCCCTCCGATCTAAGAGAGCATGGGGGAGGTCGACCTCAGATCACACCGAAGTCCAGCATGGCATCGGCCACCTTGACGAAGCCGCCGATGTTGGCGCCCCTCACATAG encodes:
- the purB gene encoding adenylosuccinate lyase produces the protein MIPNVLAERYASPAMRDIWSAEGRVILEREYWIAVMRGQQALGLDLPEEAIEAYESVKAQVNLASIADRERLTRHDVKARIDEFCALAGHQQVHKGMTSRDLTENVEQLQVFRSLELVRTKTASSLLLLAKRADEYKSLPLTGRTHNVAAQLTTFGKRIAMFGEELLAGFASLERFVETYAARGLKGAVGTQLDQLTLFEGDSKRVAELESRIVEHLGMASAFTNVGQVYPRSLDLETVSLLCQLASGPSSLAKTLRLMAGHELASEGFLPGQVGSSAMPHKMNSRSCERVNGFHTILKGHLTMASGLAGDQWNEGDVSCSVVRRIVLPDAFFAYDGLLETFLTILGQMEAYPAVVESEVDRYLPFLLTTTVLMEAVKAGAGREEAHQVIKEHALQTVRDLREGRVARNDFFDRLASDERLPLDRNALLGIEANGRSTLGNALPQAEHFIARAREAAARTPGAAEYRVGQIL
- a CDS encoding AI-2E family transporter is translated as MANFTRGFQVLLILASLVVLLTGLKLATDLLTQFMLAFFLAVLGYPVVSFLRNRRFPKWLAVLLTVVMMLSVLVGLVFVGSGLATDFQDKIDDYALRLQVTVSNQIDGMTRWVQGVFGEEPAAAFRRGAAAFVNERVIQQWVGSLDFVSVFNRIASVLKTTFFVILLVVFMLAEGGGFGRKMAKIRRLRGPNFSKVMAAASDIQKYLGIKTIVSAITGVLAGLLCYGANLDFPLLWAMVAFGLNYIPAIGSVIASLPPIFIALVLFGLPQAIVVLVGYLIINITLGNFVEPMLLGRRFGISTLVVIVSVIFWGWIWGWVGMFLAVPLTMLLKVLLDDSDEFAWLGVLIGKEPPRAAAILLGEAPAVGSGEEERVSG